In the Chlorobium limicola DSM 245 genome, one interval contains:
- the acnB gene encoding bifunctional aconitate hydratase 2/2-methylisocitrate dehydratase — MSLVSQYRAHTEERALLGIPPLPLTADQARSLIGLLQQQPVEEKEYLLELFCEHVSPGVDDAAFEKAAFLDAVIKGESICEVITPVEAVRILGTMLGGYNVKPLIDALSHKDTEVCTTAAAMLRNVLLVYDSFDAVAGLSATNAYAKEVLQSWADAEWFTSRPVLPEKMTLTVFKVPGETNTDDLSPASEAFTRSDIPLHALCMLGSKMDDPIGTIAALKEKGHPLAYVGDVVGTGSSRKSGINSVQWHLGEDIPAVPNKRTGSVIIGSIVAPIFFNTAEDSGALPIQADVSAMETGDVIDVYPYEGKIEKDGEIISRFDLTPNTLTDEVRAGGRIPLIIGRTLTKKARTFLGMGEDSLFINPLQPADSGKGYTLAQKMIGKACGLPGVRPGMYVEPETLTVGSQDTTGAMTRDEVKELAALSFSADLVMQSFCHTAAYPKPSDVKLHRTLPYFIMSRGGVSLRPGDGVIHTWLNRMVLPDTLGTGGDSHTRFPIGVSFPGGSGLVAFAAVTGTMPLNVPESVLVRFSGTLQEGITLRDLVNAIPYVAIRQGLLTVEKKGKKNIFAGRILEIEGLPQLKVEQAFELSDASAERSAAACTVRLDKEPVIEYLSSNMKLLEQMIEEGYGNPETLRRRISRMQEWLDNPVLLQPDSDAEYAAVIEIDLNTITEPVLACPNDPDDVMTLSEILLDENRPKKIDEVFVGSCMTNIGHFRALGEVLRNKGVASARLWIVPPTKMDMKKLVEEGYYSVFGAAGARMEIPGCSLCMGNQARVADNAVVFSTSTRNFDNRMGKGAKVYLGSAELAAVAALLGHLPNRDEYMEVVRKQLSGAREEEIYRYLNFHELGKEDLQLLVD; from the coding sequence ATGAGTCTTGTCAGTCAATACCGCGCACATACTGAAGAGAGAGCCCTGCTCGGGATACCGCCTCTGCCTCTTACGGCAGATCAGGCACGTTCACTTATCGGGTTGCTGCAGCAGCAGCCTGTCGAGGAAAAAGAGTATCTGCTCGAACTGTTTTGTGAACATGTCAGCCCCGGTGTTGACGATGCCGCATTCGAGAAGGCCGCGTTTCTCGATGCAGTCATCAAGGGGGAGTCGATATGCGAAGTCATTACCCCGGTCGAGGCCGTCAGAATACTGGGTACGATGCTTGGCGGATACAACGTCAAACCTCTCATCGATGCCTTGAGCCATAAGGATACCGAGGTTTGCACTACCGCAGCCGCAATGCTCAGGAATGTGCTGCTTGTATATGATTCATTCGACGCTGTTGCCGGGTTGTCGGCTACCAATGCCTATGCAAAAGAGGTTCTGCAGTCCTGGGCCGATGCCGAGTGGTTCACGTCGCGTCCGGTACTGCCTGAAAAGATGACGCTGACGGTTTTCAAGGTTCCCGGTGAAACCAATACCGATGACCTTTCGCCTGCCAGCGAGGCTTTTACACGCAGCGACATACCGCTTCACGCTCTCTGTATGCTCGGCTCCAAAATGGACGATCCGATTGGCACCATTGCGGCCCTCAAGGAAAAAGGCCATCCTCTTGCCTATGTGGGAGATGTCGTGGGTACGGGATCGAGCAGAAAATCAGGCATCAACTCGGTGCAGTGGCATCTCGGAGAGGATATTCCCGCCGTTCCGAACAAAAGAACCGGCAGCGTGATAATCGGCAGCATCGTTGCGCCTATTTTTTTCAATACGGCCGAAGATTCCGGCGCATTGCCCATCCAGGCGGATGTTTCTGCCATGGAGACCGGCGATGTGATCGATGTTTATCCCTATGAGGGAAAAATCGAGAAGGACGGGGAGATCATCTCCCGTTTCGATCTCACCCCCAATACCCTTACCGATGAGGTCAGGGCGGGCGGCCGTATTCCTCTCATCATCGGAAGGACTCTGACCAAAAAGGCCAGAACCTTTCTTGGAATGGGTGAGGACAGCCTCTTTATCAATCCGCTGCAGCCTGCTGATTCCGGAAAAGGATACACTCTCGCACAGAAAATGATCGGCAAGGCCTGCGGTCTTCCGGGCGTAAGGCCGGGCATGTACGTCGAACCCGAAACGCTGACCGTCGGCTCACAGGACACAACCGGAGCAATGACCCGCGATGAGGTCAAGGAACTTGCCGCATTGAGTTTCAGCGCCGATCTGGTGATGCAGAGTTTCTGTCATACTGCCGCTTATCCAAAACCGTCGGACGTAAAACTGCACCGCACGCTTCCTTATTTCATCATGAGCAGAGGCGGCGTTTCGCTTCGTCCGGGAGACGGCGTCATTCACACCTGGCTGAACCGCATGGTTCTGCCCGATACGCTCGGTACCGGCGGAGACTCGCATACCCGTTTTCCGATCGGCGTCTCGTTCCCCGGCGGTTCGGGGCTTGTCGCTTTTGCCGCTGTGACCGGAACCATGCCGCTTAATGTACCGGAATCGGTGCTTGTTCGCTTCAGTGGAACGTTGCAGGAAGGAATCACCCTGCGTGATCTTGTCAATGCCATCCCCTACGTAGCCATCAGGCAGGGGCTCCTTACGGTCGAGAAAAAAGGCAAGAAGAACATCTTTGCCGGGCGTATTCTTGAAATCGAAGGGCTTCCGCAGCTCAAGGTAGAGCAGGCATTCGAACTCAGCGACGCCTCTGCCGAGCGCAGTGCAGCGGCCTGTACGGTCCGTCTCGATAAAGAGCCGGTGATCGAATACCTCAGCTCCAATATGAAACTGCTCGAACAGATGATAGAGGAGGGTTACGGCAATCCGGAGACCCTGCGCAGAAGGATTTCCCGGATGCAGGAATGGTTGGACAACCCGGTGCTGCTTCAGCCCGACAGCGATGCGGAATACGCAGCAGTGATCGAGATCGATCTGAACACGATCACCGAACCGGTACTGGCCTGTCCCAACGATCCGGACGACGTCATGACTCTCAGTGAGATATTGCTCGATGAGAATCGCCCAAAGAAGATCGACGAGGTTTTTGTCGGGAGCTGTATGACCAATATCGGGCATTTCCGCGCCCTTGGCGAAGTGCTTCGGAACAAAGGCGTCGCTTCGGCAAGACTGTGGATTGTGCCTCCGACCAAAATGGATATGAAAAAGCTTGTCGAAGAGGGCTATTATTCAGTTTTCGGAGCTGCAGGCGCACGAATGGAGATTCCAGGGTGTTCTCTCTGTATGGGCAATCAGGCGAGGGTTGCCGACAATGCCGTTGTGTTCTCCACCAGCACGAGAAACTTTGATAACCGTATGGGGAAAGGAGCCAAAGTCTATCTCGGTTCTGCAGAACTCGCGGCCGTTGCCGCATTGCTCGGTCATCTTCCGAACAGGGACGAGTATATGGAGGTCGTCAGAAAGCAGCTTTCAGGAGCGCGAGAGGAAGAGATTTACCGTTATCTGAACTTCCATGAGCTTGGAAAAGAGGACTTGCAATTGCTGGTCGACTAA
- a CDS encoding JAB domain-containing protein: MKWSAQYVELIPDTSRRAALLCNAHAVFLAHTHPSGVSEPGNAYKKGNSITCKILKHDGGSSTRSGYLRKYWMLF; the protein is encoded by the coding sequence TTGAAATGGTCAGCACAGTATGTTGAACTCATCCCTGATACATCCCGAAGAGCGGCTCTCCTGTGCAATGCTCATGCCGTTTTTCTGGCACATACTCATCCTTCGGGTGTTAGCGAACCAGGTAATGCTTATAAAAAGGGTAACAGCATTACTTGTAAAATCCTGAAACATGATGGAGGCTCAAGTACCCGATCAGGTTATCTTAGGAAGTACTGGATGCTCTTTTAG
- a CDS encoding H-NS histone family protein, whose protein sequence is MQTIAELQAQMASIQKQINEQKAAGKRDALADILSKMNEFGITIHEIQRRIVPVKAKAAKTVKYRLEDKTWSGKGKKPKWVKNIEERGGRLDDYLVA, encoded by the coding sequence ATGCAGACTATTGCGGAATTACAGGCACAGATGGCTTCAATCCAGAAGCAGATTAACGAACAGAAAGCAGCGGGAAAAAGAGACGCTTTAGCTGATATTCTTTCAAAGATGAATGAATTTGGCATTACTATCCATGAAATACAGCGAAGAATAGTGCCTGTTAAAGCAAAGGCAGCAAAAACAGTTAAATACAGGCTGGAGGATAAAACCTGGAGCGGTAAGGGCAAAAAGCCTAAATGGGTGAAAAATATTGAGGAAAGAGGTGGAAGGCTGGATGATTATCTCGTTGCCTGA